A genomic segment from Propionibacteriaceae bacterium ZF39 encodes:
- a CDS encoding alpha/beta fold hydrolase: MSEQSTPAQGAGTDGLTGKPLISQEQAEQLDRTMHVSLAKLTGGMSPAAIPLAYLDWLIHLWMAPGKRGMLLEQGMRNWGKLAKYTLDAALGKSPEPLVAPTRSERRFSSEAWNKFPFNVMSQQFLLSREWWESATSEVLGLEAPQQRLINFAIMQMVDATSPSNAPLTNPDVLSTTKEQKGKNLVEGMWNLVTDWQQSALRQANPNPDGLTVGKDLAVTEGEVVFRNEVMEVLQYKPTTENVYAEPILFVPAWIMKYYILDLRQTNSLYKFLVDQGHTVFTISWINPEEEHRDFGMETYLTNGVLKAIEVVQSIVPKQKIHTVGYCLGGTILSIANAYLGKQKDSPVASQTLFAAQVDFTEPGELGLFITEAQVAFLESQMWKKGYLTGEQMAGTFQALRSNDLVWGKMVEEYMMGNKSTLNDLMAWNADTTRMPYRMHSEYLRHMFLDNELSRDRYKVNGETVSLNDIRVPIFTVGTETDHVAPWKSVWKVNLLVDSDDITFALTSGGHNAGIVSPVGHPRRSHRISTSNSHDLIRDPDEWASKQERQQGSWWGPWEKWLSDHSSKEKVAPPAMGSKEFPGIEAAPGQYILG; encoded by the coding sequence GTGTCCGAACAGTCAACTCCCGCCCAGGGTGCCGGCACCGATGGTCTGACCGGCAAGCCGCTTATTTCGCAGGAGCAGGCCGAGCAGCTCGACCGCACCATGCACGTCAGCCTCGCCAAGCTCACCGGCGGCATGTCGCCCGCCGCGATCCCGCTGGCCTACCTCGACTGGCTCATCCACCTCTGGATGGCGCCGGGCAAGCGAGGCATGCTGCTCGAGCAGGGCATGCGCAACTGGGGCAAGCTGGCCAAATACACCCTGGACGCCGCGCTCGGCAAGAGCCCGGAGCCCCTGGTGGCTCCGACCCGCAGCGAGCGCCGCTTCAGCTCCGAGGCGTGGAACAAGTTCCCGTTCAACGTCATGTCCCAGCAGTTCCTGCTGAGCCGTGAGTGGTGGGAGTCGGCCACGTCCGAGGTGCTCGGTCTCGAGGCCCCGCAGCAGCGCCTGATCAACTTCGCGATCATGCAGATGGTGGACGCGACCTCGCCGAGCAACGCCCCGCTGACCAACCCCGACGTGCTCTCCACGACGAAGGAGCAGAAGGGCAAAAACCTGGTCGAGGGCATGTGGAACCTGGTCACCGACTGGCAGCAGTCGGCCCTGCGCCAGGCGAACCCGAACCCGGACGGCCTCACCGTCGGCAAGGACCTGGCCGTGACGGAGGGCGAGGTCGTCTTCCGCAACGAGGTCATGGAAGTCCTGCAATACAAGCCGACCACCGAGAACGTGTACGCGGAGCCCATCCTCTTCGTGCCGGCGTGGATCATGAAGTACTACATCCTCGACCTGCGCCAGACGAACTCGCTCTACAAGTTCCTGGTCGACCAGGGCCACACGGTCTTCACGATCTCCTGGATCAACCCGGAGGAGGAGCATCGCGACTTCGGCATGGAGACCTATCTCACCAACGGTGTGCTGAAGGCCATCGAGGTCGTCCAGTCGATCGTTCCCAAGCAGAAGATCCACACCGTGGGCTACTGCCTCGGCGGCACGATCCTGAGCATCGCCAACGCCTACCTCGGCAAGCAGAAGGACAGCCCGGTTGCGAGCCAGACGCTGTTCGCGGCCCAGGTCGACTTCACCGAGCCGGGTGAGCTGGGCCTGTTCATCACCGAGGCCCAGGTGGCGTTCCTCGAGAGCCAGATGTGGAAGAAGGGCTACCTGACCGGCGAGCAGATGGCCGGCACCTTCCAGGCCCTCCGCTCCAACGACCTGGTCTGGGGCAAGATGGTCGAGGAATACATGATGGGCAACAAGTCCACCCTCAACGACCTGATGGCCTGGAACGCGGACACCACCCGCATGCCCTATCGCATGCACTCGGAATATCTCCGCCACATGTTCCTCGACAACGAGCTCTCCCGCGACCGTTACAAGGTCAACGGCGAGACCGTGTCGCTCAACGACATCCGCGTCCCGATCTTCACGGTCGGCACCGAGACCGACCACGTGGCGCCGTGGAAGTCCGTCTGGAAGGTCAACCTGCTGGTCGATTCCGACGACATCACCTTCGCGCTGACCTCCGGTGGCCACAACGCCGGCATCGTCAGCCCGGTGGGTCACCCGCGTCGTTCGCACCGCATCTCCACCAGCAACTCCCATGACCTCATCCGCGATCCGGATGAGTGGGCGTCCAAGCAGGAGCGTCAGCAGGGCTCCTGGTGGGGCCCGTGGGAGAAGTGGCTCTCCGACCACAGCTCCAAGGAGAAGGTTGCGCCTCCGGCCATGGGCTCGAAGGAGTTCCCCGGCATCGAGGCCGCCCCGGGTCAGTACATCCTGGGCTGA
- a CDS encoding HAMP domain-containing sensor histidine kinase, protein MIRRPASPSARWRIVAWMVLVMALALAVVVVMVRGLLLTSVATRANNDVSQEIGEFRTFADDGIDPETGRTFTSTARMLEVYLSRQQPGSTELMLGVLPLEGAVIEQRGNLVSGPDVYDPLTDPVLMQRMEQASTGVHSSVAGTIRWGRIDIEVNGRVEGSLLVLNFTETEDQEAEDATRILILVALGALLVTVALSFMAAGQILRPLRLLQQTAEEVSDRDLTARIPVRGNDDLARLARTFNSMLDRLESAFDAQQQFVDDAGHELRTPITAIRGHLELLPLKTPAGQAETITLLTSELDRMSRIVNDLLALAKADQPNFVQPDNTDIGELTLDLDALAQALADRKWTLTHIADGVAVVDRQRVTQAVLQLLANAVQQTVVGDTIRLSSEFVDADGVPSVRFTVADTGPGVRPEDRDRIFQRFARGQGKTSGHAGAGLGLAIVHAIAIAHRGSVEVGGEYGEGAVFTLTLPVGDVRQPVADDLVDTEKVTVG, encoded by the coding sequence GTGATCCGCCGTCCGGCATCGCCATCGGCCCGCTGGCGCATCGTCGCCTGGATGGTGCTCGTGATGGCACTCGCCCTGGCGGTCGTGGTCGTGATGGTGCGTGGGCTCCTGCTCACCAGCGTTGCGACCCGTGCGAACAACGACGTCAGCCAGGAGATCGGGGAGTTCCGCACGTTCGCCGATGACGGCATCGACCCCGAAACCGGGCGGACCTTCACGTCCACGGCCCGCATGCTCGAGGTCTATCTCAGCCGGCAGCAGCCCGGCAGCACGGAGCTCATGCTGGGCGTACTCCCCCTGGAAGGTGCCGTCATCGAACAGCGCGGCAACCTCGTGTCCGGCCCCGATGTCTATGACCCGCTGACCGATCCGGTGCTGATGCAGCGCATGGAGCAGGCGTCGACCGGCGTCCACAGCAGTGTGGCCGGCACGATCCGGTGGGGGCGGATCGACATCGAGGTGAACGGGCGCGTGGAGGGGTCACTGCTGGTGCTCAACTTCACCGAGACCGAGGACCAGGAAGCCGAGGATGCGACCCGGATCCTGATCCTGGTGGCACTCGGGGCGCTCCTGGTGACCGTGGCGCTGTCGTTCATGGCCGCCGGCCAGATCCTGCGGCCCCTGCGGTTGCTGCAGCAGACGGCGGAAGAAGTGTCCGATCGTGATCTGACGGCTCGCATTCCGGTACGCGGCAACGACGATCTCGCCCGACTGGCTCGCACGTTCAACTCGATGCTGGATCGACTCGAGTCCGCCTTCGACGCCCAGCAACAGTTCGTCGACGATGCTGGGCACGAGTTGCGTACGCCCATCACTGCGATCCGCGGCCACCTCGAACTTCTGCCCCTCAAGACGCCGGCGGGTCAGGCCGAGACGATCACGCTCCTCACCAGTGAGCTCGACCGGATGTCGCGCATCGTGAACGATCTGCTCGCCCTCGCCAAGGCTGATCAGCCCAATTTCGTGCAGCCCGACAACACCGATATCGGCGAGCTGACGCTCGACCTCGATGCGCTGGCGCAGGCCCTGGCCGACCGCAAGTGGACCCTCACCCACATCGCCGACGGGGTCGCTGTGGTGGATCGCCAGCGGGTCACGCAGGCCGTGCTCCAGTTGCTCGCCAATGCCGTGCAGCAGACGGTGGTGGGTGACACGATCCGGTTGTCGAGCGAGTTCGTCGATGCCGACGGCGTGCCCTCCGTGCGGTTTACGGTGGCGGACACGGGACCGGGCGTACGCCCCGAAGACCGCGACCGCATCTTCCAGCGCTTTGCCCGCGGGCAGGGCAAGACCTCCGGTCACGCCGGTGCGGGTCTCGGCCTGGCCATCGTGCACGCCATTGCGATCGCGCACCGGGGCTCGGTGGAGGTCGGCGGAGAGTACGGCGAGGGAGCGGTCTTCACCCTGACCCTCCCGGTCGGCGATGTCCGGCAGCCCGTTGCAGATGACCTGGTCGACACGGAGAAGGTGACAGTCGGATGA
- a CDS encoding pseudouridine synthase: MRDFLVSRLGPLGADGVARQLASGGFVDAEGHAWAGSEAYRPNAFVWFHRELRDEPEVPFQEEILYADERIVVADKPHFLSTIPRGRHVVQSLVVRLRNRLDLLELGPAHRLDRLTAGVVLLTTEARWRGAYQSLFEDRAVTKTYRAIAPYDERLQLPRRLGGHIVKHRGSLQAKLVPGEPDNAETWLELVERRGDWAEYRLTPRTGRTHQLRVQLNALGLPILGDPLYPRVLDVSVDDFTVPLRLLAESLEFVDPIDGCVRRFASHRQLDWPE, from the coding sequence ATGCGCGACTTCCTGGTGTCTCGCCTGGGCCCGCTGGGCGCCGACGGGGTCGCTCGGCAACTGGCGAGCGGCGGTTTCGTCGATGCCGAGGGGCACGCCTGGGCGGGCTCTGAGGCGTACCGGCCGAATGCGTTCGTCTGGTTCCACCGCGAGCTGCGCGACGAGCCGGAGGTGCCGTTCCAAGAGGAGATCCTGTACGCCGACGAGCGCATCGTCGTGGCCGACAAACCTCACTTCCTCTCGACGATCCCGCGTGGCCGGCACGTGGTGCAGTCGCTCGTGGTGAGGCTGCGGAACCGGCTGGACCTGCTCGAACTCGGGCCGGCGCATCGGCTCGACCGGCTGACGGCCGGTGTGGTGCTGCTGACGACGGAGGCTCGGTGGCGGGGGGCGTACCAATCCCTCTTCGAGGATCGCGCCGTCACCAAGACCTATCGCGCGATCGCCCCGTATGACGAGCGCCTGCAGCTGCCGCGACGGCTCGGCGGTCACATCGTCAAGCACCGCGGCTCATTGCAGGCCAAACTCGTGCCGGGCGAACCCGACAATGCCGAGACCTGGCTCGAGCTCGTCGAGCGCCGGGGCGACTGGGCCGAATATCGCCTGACACCGCGGACCGGGCGGACGCACCAACTCCGCGTGCAACTCAACGCCCTCGGCCTGCCCATCCTCGGCGACCCGCTCTATCCACGCGTGCTCGACGTGTCAGTCGACGACTTCACCGTGCCGCTGCGCCTGCTGGCCGAGTCGCTGGAGTTCGTGGACCCGATTGACGGCTGCGTACGCCGGTTCGCCTCGCACCGACAGTTGGACTGGCCCGAGTGA
- the rpiB gene encoding ribose 5-phosphate isomerase B, whose translation MKIAVGADHAGVTLKTELAAYLAELGHEVIDVGTRNTDRTDYPIWGARAAAEVSGGNADLGVIVCGSGIGISIAANKVAGIRCVVCTEPYSATMSRRHNDANMLALGERFVGVDMAKAIVDAFLGAEFEGGRHTDRVALFQRIEDGEQL comes from the coding sequence ATGAAGATCGCTGTTGGAGCAGATCATGCCGGTGTCACGCTGAAAACGGAGCTTGCGGCCTACCTGGCGGAACTCGGTCACGAGGTGATCGATGTCGGCACCAGGAACACCGACCGCACCGACTATCCGATTTGGGGTGCGCGCGCCGCGGCCGAGGTCAGCGGCGGCAACGCCGATCTCGGCGTCATCGTGTGCGGGTCGGGCATTGGGATCTCGATCGCGGCCAACAAGGTCGCGGGCATCCGTTGTGTGGTGTGCACCGAGCCCTATTCGGCCACGATGTCGCGCCGTCACAACGACGCCAACATGCTGGCCCTCGGCGAGCGGTTCGTCGGGGTCGACATGGCCAAGGCGATCGTCGATGCGTTCCTGGGCGCGGAGTTCGAGGGTGGGCGCCACACCGACCGGGTGGCCCTGTTCCAGCGCATCGAGGACGGCGAACAGCTCTGA
- a CDS encoding response regulator transcription factor encodes MSHILIAEDHAPISSFVESGLQAAGYQTSVVTDGATAYLMASAGGFDLVILDIGLPELDGFEVLRRLREVGCGVPVIILTARDSVMDTVAGLEGGASDYVTKPFQFAELLARVRLRLREHNSHPVNPAHVLEGAGLTLDLRSRRVRVDGEDIDLTAREFSLIEVFVMHPEQVLSREQLLGHVWGMDFDPGSNVVEVCVRTVRRKIGAERIETVRGMGYRLRDLG; translated from the coding sequence ATGAGCCACATCCTGATCGCAGAGGACCACGCCCCCATCTCCTCGTTCGTGGAGAGTGGACTACAGGCTGCGGGATACCAGACCAGCGTCGTCACCGACGGTGCCACCGCGTATCTGATGGCCTCCGCAGGAGGCTTCGACCTGGTCATTCTCGACATCGGCCTGCCCGAACTCGACGGCTTCGAGGTCCTGCGGCGCCTGCGGGAGGTCGGCTGCGGCGTACCCGTCATCATCCTCACCGCCCGCGATTCCGTCATGGACACGGTCGCGGGGCTCGAGGGCGGGGCCAGTGACTATGTGACCAAGCCCTTCCAGTTCGCGGAGTTGCTGGCACGGGTGCGGCTGAGGCTGCGCGAGCACAACAGTCATCCCGTCAATCCCGCCCATGTGCTCGAGGGGGCCGGACTGACCCTGGACCTGCGCAGCCGGCGCGTCCGGGTGGACGGGGAGGACATCGACCTCACGGCCCGGGAGTTCTCCCTGATCGAGGTGTTCGTGATGCATCCGGAGCAGGTCCTGTCGCGCGAACAACTCCTCGGTCACGTCTGGGGGATGGATTTCGATCCCGGCTCGAACGTCGTCGAGGTGTGCGTACGCACTGTCCGCCGCAAGATCGGCGCCGAACGCATCGAGACCGTTCGGGGCATGGGCTACCGCCTGCGCGACCTCGGCTGA
- a CDS encoding AAA family ATPase has product MLPQSPATAPDPDTAPATPTTPAPGRVIVITGAMAAGKSTVAELLASRFARSVHVRGDSFRRMIVNGQIAMTPDASVEATAQLHLRYELAATTADTYAAHGYDVVVQDVIIGAELAPFVARVRTADRFLVVLSPSVSVLEWREQQHRRKEGFVHFSAQTMDTALRNQSARIGYWLDSSAQTPEETVTDILANLELARV; this is encoded by the coding sequence ATGCTCCCCCAGTCCCCCGCCACTGCTCCCGATCCGGACACCGCCCCCGCGACGCCGACCACCCCGGCACCAGGGCGGGTCATTGTCATCACCGGAGCCATGGCCGCCGGCAAGTCGACTGTGGCCGAGCTCCTCGCCTCCCGCTTCGCCCGATCGGTGCACGTGCGCGGGGACAGCTTCCGGCGCATGATCGTCAACGGTCAGATCGCGATGACCCCGGACGCGAGCGTGGAGGCCACCGCGCAGCTCCATCTCCGTTATGAGTTGGCTGCGACCACCGCCGACACCTATGCCGCCCACGGCTACGACGTCGTGGTCCAGGACGTCATCATCGGAGCCGAGCTGGCGCCGTTCGTCGCGAGGGTACGCACCGCCGACCGGTTCCTCGTCGTCCTCTCCCCCAGCGTGAGCGTGCTGGAGTGGCGCGAGCAGCAGCATCGACGCAAGGAAGGCTTCGTCCACTTCTCGGCGCAGACGATGGACACGGCCCTCCGCAATCAGTCGGCCCGCATCGGCTACTGGCTCGATTCCTCCGCCCAGACCCCCGAGGAAACCGTGACCGACATCCTCGCCAACCTGGAACTGGCCCGGGTCTGA
- a CDS encoding TrmH family RNA methyltransferase, whose protein sequence is MALGVRLLFHEPRIPQNTGTTIRLAAAAGCELHLAGPLGFELTDTKLKRAGLDYHDLACMRVHENIEDAYADLLPARVFAFTTKADVVYTEVAYEPGDVLLFGPEPTGLAESVLADPRVTAQVRIPMLPGRRSLNLANAAAIAAYEAWRQVEFA, encoded by the coding sequence ATGGCCCTCGGCGTACGCCTGCTCTTCCACGAACCCCGCATCCCGCAGAACACCGGGACCACCATCCGTCTCGCCGCGGCCGCCGGCTGTGAACTGCACCTGGCGGGGCCCCTGGGCTTCGAGCTGACGGACACCAAGCTCAAGCGCGCGGGGCTGGATTATCACGACCTCGCGTGCATGCGCGTCCACGAGAACATCGAGGATGCGTACGCCGACCTCCTTCCCGCGCGCGTGTTCGCGTTCACGACGAAGGCGGACGTCGTCTACACCGAGGTGGCGTACGAGCCCGGGGATGTCCTCCTGTTCGGCCCCGAACCGACCGGCCTCGCCGAGAGTGTCCTGGCCGATCCGCGCGTGACCGCGCAGGTCCGCATCCCGATGCTCCCCGGTCGGCGTTCGCTCAACCTCGCCAACGCCGCGGCCATCGCCGCCTATGAAGCCTGGCGGCAGGTGGAGTTCGCCTGA
- a CDS encoding DNA-directed RNA polymerase subunit beta' yields the protein MLDVNFYDELRIGLATADEIREWSHGEVKKPETINYRTLKPERDGLFCEKIFGPTRDWECYCGKYKRVRFKGIICERCGVEVTRSGVRRERMGHIELAAPVTHIWYFKGVPSRLGYLLDIAPKDLEKVIYFAAYMITSVDEEARHRDLSSLEAKVDVERRQRESQRDSDLENRMKKLEEDMATLEEEGAKGDVKKKTKDAGEKELKQIRDRATRELDRLSAVWDRFKSLKVQDLEGDDILFREMKQRFGKYFEGSMGAAAIQKRLEDFDLEAEAENLRNTIQTGKGQRKTRALKRLKVVSAFLQTNNRPTGMVLDCVPVIPPDLRPMVQLDGGRFATSDLNDLYRRVINRNNRLKRLLDLGAPEIIVNNEKRMLQEAVDSLFDNGRRGRPVTGPGNRPLKSISDMLKGKQGRFRQNLLGKRVDYSGRSVIVVGPQLKLHQCGLPKAMALELFKPFVMKRLDDLNHAQNIKSAKRMVERQRPVVWDVLEEVISEHPVLLNRAPTLHRLGIQAFEPQLIEGKAIQIHPLVCTAFNADFDGDQMAVHLPLSAEAQAEARILMLSTNNILKPADGRPVTMPTQDMIIGHFFLTQEREDGVGAGRTFGSTAEAIMAFDRGELSVGAPIHIRLRDIVPPEGQELRANRTILLKTTLGRAIFNEALPEDYPFVNAEVGKKRLGVIINDLAERYPKVEVATCLDALKELGFRWATRSGVTVSISDVQTPANKPEILAGYDARATKIDKQYERGLITPEERRQELIEIWTDATAVLTGEMEKNFTRTNPIFMMVDSGARGNMTQMRQIAAMRGLVANPKGEIIPRPIKSNFREGLTVLEYFISTHGGRKGQADTALRTADSGYLTRRLVDVSQDVIIREEDCGTERGLKKVIAGEENGVLTASENVETAVYARTLAVDVNDPNTGELLVPAGVDLGDVNIAMLVNSGVTEVRVRSVLTCEAVTGTCAMCYGRSLASGKLVDVGEAVGIVAAQSIGEPGTQLTMRTFHTGGVAGDDITQGLPRVVELFEARTPKGKAPIAEFPGRIRIEEGERSRKVMLVPDSGEEEIEIVVGRRARLEVEDGEHVGVGQQLTAGTPDPQDVLRILGVRRVQEHLVEEVQKVYQTQGAAIHEKHIEIIIRQMLRRITVIESGDTNLLPGDWADRSAYESENRKVVSEGGQPASGRPVLMGITKASLATESWLSAASFQETTKVLTDAAIHGKSDSLVGLKENVILGKLIPAGTGLERYRNIRVEPTAEAKATAYSLSYDPYDYDFGSGSGASVPLDDFDLGEFR from the coding sequence ATGCTCGACGTGAACTTCTACGACGAACTCCGAATCGGTCTCGCCACCGCCGATGAGATCCGCGAATGGTCGCACGGTGAGGTCAAGAAGCCCGAGACGATCAACTACCGCACGCTCAAGCCGGAGCGCGACGGCCTCTTCTGCGAGAAGATTTTCGGTCCCACGCGCGACTGGGAGTGCTACTGCGGCAAATACAAGCGCGTGCGCTTCAAGGGCATCATCTGCGAGCGCTGCGGCGTCGAGGTGACCCGTTCCGGCGTACGCCGTGAGCGCATGGGCCACATCGAGCTCGCCGCTCCGGTGACCCATATCTGGTATTTCAAGGGCGTTCCGTCGCGCCTGGGCTACCTGCTCGACATTGCGCCGAAGGACCTCGAGAAGGTCATCTACTTCGCTGCGTACATGATCACCTCCGTCGACGAGGAGGCGCGTCACCGCGACCTGTCCTCGCTCGAGGCGAAGGTCGATGTCGAGCGTCGCCAGCGCGAGTCGCAGCGCGACTCCGACCTCGAGAACCGCATGAAGAAGCTCGAGGAAGACATGGCCACCCTCGAGGAAGAGGGCGCCAAGGGCGACGTCAAGAAGAAGACCAAGGACGCCGGCGAGAAGGAGCTCAAGCAGATCCGCGACCGCGCGACGCGTGAGCTCGATCGCCTGTCGGCCGTCTGGGATCGCTTCAAGAGCCTCAAGGTCCAGGACCTCGAGGGCGACGACATCCTCTTCCGCGAGATGAAGCAGCGCTTCGGGAAATATTTCGAGGGCTCGATGGGCGCCGCGGCGATCCAGAAGCGTCTCGAGGACTTCGACCTCGAGGCCGAGGCCGAGAACCTGCGCAACACCATCCAGACCGGCAAGGGCCAGCGCAAGACCCGTGCGCTCAAGCGCCTGAAGGTCGTCTCGGCGTTCCTGCAGACCAACAACCGTCCGACCGGCATGGTTCTGGACTGCGTTCCGGTCATCCCGCCGGACCTGCGGCCGATGGTTCAGCTCGACGGTGGCCGCTTCGCGACCTCCGACCTGAACGACCTCTATCGCCGCGTCATCAACCGCAACAACCGCCTCAAGCGACTCCTTGACCTCGGTGCGCCCGAGATCATCGTGAACAACGAGAAGCGGATGCTGCAGGAGGCCGTCGACTCGCTGTTCGACAACGGCCGTCGTGGTCGCCCGGTCACGGGCCCCGGCAACCGTCCGCTCAAGTCGATCTCCGACATGCTCAAGGGCAAGCAGGGCCGGTTCCGCCAGAACCTGCTCGGCAAGCGCGTCGACTACTCGGGCCGTTCGGTCATCGTGGTCGGCCCGCAGCTCAAGCTGCACCAGTGCGGTCTGCCGAAGGCGATGGCGCTCGAGCTGTTCAAGCCGTTCGTGATGAAGCGGCTCGACGACCTCAACCACGCCCAGAACATCAAGTCGGCCAAGCGCATGGTCGAGCGTCAGCGCCCGGTGGTGTGGGACGTCCTCGAAGAGGTCATCTCGGAGCATCCGGTGCTGCTCAACCGTGCTCCCACGCTGCACCGCCTCGGCATCCAGGCCTTCGAGCCGCAGCTGATCGAGGGCAAGGCGATCCAGATCCACCCGCTGGTCTGCACCGCCTTCAACGCCGACTTCGACGGCGACCAGATGGCGGTCCACCTGCCGCTGTCGGCCGAGGCCCAGGCCGAGGCCCGCATCCTGATGCTGTCGACCAACAACATCCTGAAGCCGGCCGACGGTCGCCCCGTGACCATGCCCACCCAGGACATGATCATCGGTCACTTCTTCCTGACGCAGGAGCGTGAGGACGGCGTGGGCGCGGGTCGCACCTTCGGGTCGACCGCCGAGGCGATCATGGCGTTCGACCGCGGTGAGCTGTCGGTCGGTGCGCCGATCCACATCCGCCTGCGCGACATCGTGCCGCCGGAGGGCCAGGAGCTGCGCGCCAACCGGACGATCCTGCTGAAGACCACCCTCGGTCGGGCGATCTTCAACGAGGCGCTGCCGGAGGACTATCCCTTCGTCAACGCCGAGGTCGGCAAGAAGCGTCTGGGCGTGATCATCAACGATCTCGCCGAGCGCTATCCCAAGGTCGAGGTCGCCACCTGCCTGGATGCCCTCAAGGAACTCGGTTTCCGCTGGGCCACCCGCTCGGGTGTCACCGTGTCGATCTCCGATGTCCAGACCCCGGCCAACAAGCCGGAGATCCTGGCCGGCTACGACGCGCGGGCGACCAAGATCGACAAGCAGTACGAGCGGGGTCTGATCACCCCCGAGGAGCGCCGTCAGGAGCTCATCGAGATCTGGACCGACGCGACCGCCGTGCTCACGGGCGAGATGGAGAAGAACTTCACCCGGACCAACCCGATCTTCATGATGGTCGACTCGGGCGCTCGAGGAAACATGACGCAGATGCGTCAGATCGCCGCCATGCGAGGCCTGGTGGCCAACCCGAAGGGCGAGATCATCCCCCGTCCGATCAAGTCCAACTTCCGTGAGGGCCTGACCGTTCTGGAGTACTTCATCTCGACCCACGGTGGCCGTAAGGGCCAGGCGGACACCGCGCTGCGGACCGCCGACTCCGGCTATCTGACCCGTCGTCTGGTCGACGTCTCCCAGGACGTCATCATTCGCGAGGAGGACTGCGGCACCGAGCGTGGCCTCAAGAAGGTCATCGCGGGCGAGGAGAACGGCGTGCTCACCGCGTCGGAGAACGTCGAGACCGCCGTGTACGCGCGTACGCTCGCCGTCGATGTCAACGACCCGAACACCGGCGAACTGCTCGTCCCGGCGGGCGTCGACCTGGGCGATGTCAACATCGCGATGCTGGTCAACTCGGGTGTCACCGAGGTCCGGGTCCGCTCGGTCCTGACGTGTGAGGCCGTGACCGGCACCTGCGCCATGTGCTACGGCCGTTCGCTCGCGTCCGGCAAGCTCGTGGACGTCGGCGAGGCCGTCGGCATCGTCGCGGCCCAGTCGATCGGTGAGCCCGGAACCCAGCTCACGATGCGTACCTTCCACACCGGTGGTGTGGCCGGTGACGACATCACGCAGGGTCTGCCCCGTGTCGTCGAGCTCTTCGAAGCGCGTACGCCCAAGGGCAAGGCGCCGATCGCCGAGTTCCCCGGTCGCATCCGCATCGAGGAGGGCGAGCGTTCCCGCAAGGTCATGCTCGTGCCCGACTCGGGTGAGGAAGAGATCGAGATCGTCGTCGGTCGTCGTGCGCGGCTCGAGGTCGAGGACGGCGAGCACGTCGGCGTCGGCCAGCAGCTGACGGCGGGTACGCCGGATCCCCAGGACGTCCTGCGGATCCTCGGTGTGCGCCGGGTGCAGGAGCACCTGGTGGAGGAGGTCCAGAAGGTCTATCAGACCCAGGGTGCCGCCATCCACGAGAAGCACATCGAGATCATCATCCGCCAGATGCTGCGTCGCATCACCGTCATCGAGTCCGGCGACACCAACCTGCTGCCGGGCGACTGGGCGGACCGGTCGGCGTACGAGTCGGAGAACCGCAAGGTCGTCTCCGAGGGCGGTCAGCCGGCCTCGGGTCGTCCGGTGCTCATGGGCATCACCAAGGCCTCGCTCGCGACCGAGTCGTGGCTGTCGGCGGCCTCCTTCCAGGAGACCACCAAGGTGCTCACCGATGCGGCCATCCACGGCAAGTCCGACTCCCTCGTCGGTCTGAAGGAGAACGTCATCCTCGGCAAGCTCATCCCGGCCGGCACCGGCCTGGAGCGCTATCGGAACATCCGAGTCGAGCCGACCGCGGAGGCGAAGGCCACGGCCTATTCGCTCAGCTATGACCCGTATGACTATGACTTCGGGTCCGGCTCCGGCGCCTCCGTGCCGCTGGACGACTTCGATCTCGGCGAGTTCCGCTGA
- a CDS encoding alpha/beta hydrolase: MARELAVFLHGLGQTPQAWQDQVKDLPSDLPAAAPWLRGLRPGSPHRFSLRDSAAEVSSALTMHGADRAYLIGVSLGAMVAMQAALDDDRVAGVVLAAAQVSPPKWAMKAQGVALKLASRRRLADRGLDKTAMQEVFGALADTDFSDRLGELRIPTLVLCGANDRVNQPASRRIADEVPGARLELIAGGHQLNEDNPGDFNRLTYEFIAGLRPGEGPDVRPIERPHDG; this comes from the coding sequence GTGGCGAGAGAACTGGCGGTATTCCTGCACGGACTGGGACAGACCCCGCAGGCCTGGCAGGACCAGGTCAAGGACCTCCCGTCCGACCTACCGGCAGCGGCGCCCTGGCTGCGCGGATTGCGCCCGGGGTCGCCGCATCGGTTCTCCCTGCGCGATTCGGCCGCGGAGGTGAGTTCGGCCCTGACGATGCACGGCGCGGACCGGGCGTACCTGATCGGGGTCTCCCTCGGAGCCATGGTCGCGATGCAGGCGGCGCTGGATGATGACCGGGTGGCCGGCGTGGTGCTGGCCGCCGCGCAGGTGAGCCCGCCGAAGTGGGCCATGAAGGCCCAGGGCGTCGCCCTCAAGCTGGCGTCTCGGCGACGGCTCGCCGACCGAGGCCTCGACAAGACGGCGATGCAGGAGGTGTTCGGAGCGCTGGCGGATACAGACTTCTCCGATCGGCTCGGCGAACTGCGCATCCCCACCCTCGTGCTCTGCGGAGCCAACGATCGAGTCAATCAGCCGGCCAGCCGCCGGATCGCCGACGAGGTCCCCGGTGCGCGGCTGGAGCTGATCGCGGGTGGGCATCAGCTGAACGAGGACAACCCGGGGGACTTCAACCGGCTCACCTACGAGTTCATCGCGGGGCTCCGCCCCGGCGAGGGGCCCGATGTGCGCCCCATCGAGCGACCCCATGATGGTTGA